A window from Microscilla marina ATCC 23134 encodes these proteins:
- a CDS encoding L-threonylcarbamoyladenylate synthase, with translation MDTLIGQNLTQASILLTQGKLVAIPTETVYGLAANAFDKKAVTRIFEAKNRPTFDPLIVHTHSIEQVQQFTKNIPEKAKKLAKQFWPGSLTILLEKNDLIPDLVTAGLSTVAVRIPNHPLTLELLKQLDFPLAAPSANPFGYISPTTAGHVEAQLKNKVSYIIDGGPCQVGIESTIVEVKNNQTTIYRLGGISVENIEAATGKVEEVRHSSSNPKASGMLKSHYAPQKKMIIGDIAALLPQYPCDKVGILSFRKTYEQVPKNQQVVLSAEGELAKAAQGLFAGMRYLDNQPVEIILAELMPEKGLGRAINDRIRRAATES, from the coding sequence ATGGATACATTGATTGGTCAGAACTTAACCCAGGCAAGCATACTGCTAACCCAGGGAAAACTGGTGGCCATACCTACCGAAACTGTGTATGGCCTGGCAGCCAATGCCTTTGACAAAAAAGCAGTAACCCGTATATTTGAAGCAAAGAACCGCCCTACCTTTGACCCTTTGATTGTGCACACCCACAGTATAGAACAGGTGCAGCAGTTTACCAAAAATATTCCTGAAAAGGCAAAAAAGCTGGCAAAACAGTTCTGGCCTGGTTCGCTGACTATTCTGCTGGAAAAAAATGATTTGATCCCTGACTTGGTTACCGCAGGATTGTCTACAGTAGCGGTACGTATTCCTAACCACCCTCTGACTCTTGAGCTGCTCAAACAACTTGATTTTCCATTGGCCGCACCCAGCGCCAACCCTTTTGGCTACATTAGCCCTACTACAGCAGGGCATGTAGAAGCCCAGCTCAAAAACAAAGTGAGCTACATTATAGATGGGGGTCCTTGCCAGGTGGGTATTGAGTCTACTATAGTAGAAGTAAAAAACAACCAAACTACCATTTATCGCTTGGGAGGCATCAGTGTAGAAAACATAGAAGCCGCCACAGGCAAAGTAGAGGAGGTAAGGCACTCTTCGTCAAACCCCAAGGCATCGGGCATGCTCAAGAGTCATTATGCTCCCCAAAAAAAAATGATTATTGGAGATATTGCGGCACTGTTGCCCCAGTACCCTTGCGACAAGGTGGGCATTTTGTCTTTTAGAAAAACTTATGAACAAGTACCCAAAAATCAGCAGGTGGTGTTATCGGCTGAAGGCGAGCTGGCAAAAGCAGCGCAAGGGTTATTTGCAGGCATGCGTTATTTAGACAATCAACCTGTAGAAATTATATTGGCTGAGCTTATGCCCGAAAAAGGCTTGGGCAGGGCAATCAATGACCGGATAAGAAGAGCCGCCACCGAAAGCTAG
- a CDS encoding STAS/SEC14 domain-containing protein: MEENLYQSKYQHIFYEKETGIMHNIWLKDSQMMTQDDYKKELIKVAQLIETHQASRQLINTLNFQYTIDIDLQQWTNEYIIKRTREAGIKKVAFIIAEEIFSQMSIEQAMEGEEGKTLDTRYFTSKEEAREWLVKD; encoded by the coding sequence ATGGAAGAAAACCTTTACCAAAGTAAGTATCAACACATCTTTTATGAAAAAGAGACGGGTATAATGCACAATATCTGGCTAAAAGATAGCCAAATGATGACGCAGGATGACTACAAGAAAGAGTTAATAAAAGTGGCTCAGTTGATTGAAACCCACCAAGCATCCAGGCAATTGATCAACACCCTTAATTTTCAGTATACCATTGACATTGATTTGCAACAGTGGACAAATGAATACATTATCAAAAGAACCAGAGAAGCAGGTATAAAAAAAGTAGCCTTTATCATTGCCGAAGAAATATTTTCGCAAATGTCTATTGAACAGGCAATGGAAGGTGAAGAAGGAAAAACACTGGACACAAGGTATTTTACCTCAAAAGAAGAAGCCAGGGAGTGGCTGGTAAAAGATTAG
- the murA gene encoding UDP-N-acetylglucosamine 1-carboxyvinyltransferase, with translation MASFEVKGGNKLNGEITPQGAKNEALQIICATLLTDQPMVIHNIPYIRDVNQLIELVQDMGVEVTKLKEGTYRFHAINVNLDYLASAQYQQKAASLRGSVMLLGPLLARFGRSRIPKPGGDKIGRRRLDTHFLGFQQLGAKFNYDIKTNIYDVDATQLQGTYMHLDEASVTGTANIIMTAVRAKGTTTLYHAACEPYIQQLCQMLVRMGAKIEGIGSNLLKIEGVDTLGGTEHTLLPDMIEIGSFIGLAAITGSELTIKNCRIDQLGLIPHMFQRLGIQMEFKKDDIYIPAQDHYEIDTFMDGSILTVADAPWPGFTPDLMSIVLVTATQAKGTVLVHQKMFESRLFFVDKLIDMGAQIILCDPHRATVNGLNKQIMLRGIRMTSPDIRAGVALLIAALSAEGTSIIDNIEQIDRGYQYIDQRLNALGAEIKRL, from the coding sequence ATGGCATCTTTTGAAGTAAAAGGAGGCAATAAGCTCAATGGAGAGATCACTCCTCAAGGAGCCAAGAATGAAGCTTTACAAATTATTTGTGCTACACTGCTCACCGACCAACCCATGGTTATACACAACATTCCTTATATAAGGGATGTAAACCAATTGATAGAATTGGTACAGGACATGGGGGTAGAGGTAACCAAGCTGAAAGAAGGCACCTATAGGTTTCATGCCATCAATGTAAACCTCGACTACCTTGCCTCTGCTCAGTACCAACAAAAAGCGGCCTCGCTGCGGGGTTCAGTAATGCTACTGGGACCTTTGTTGGCAAGGTTTGGACGTAGCCGTATACCCAAACCAGGAGGAGACAAAATTGGGCGACGCCGCCTCGATACTCACTTTTTGGGGTTTCAGCAATTAGGCGCAAAGTTTAACTATGACATCAAAACTAATATATATGATGTAGATGCTACCCAACTACAGGGTACTTATATGCATTTAGACGAGGCATCGGTCACAGGAACTGCCAATATTATCATGACTGCCGTCAGAGCAAAAGGCACCACCACCCTTTATCATGCCGCCTGCGAACCTTACATTCAGCAGTTGTGCCAAATGTTGGTACGCATGGGAGCAAAAATAGAGGGCATTGGATCTAATTTACTCAAAATAGAGGGCGTAGATACACTAGGAGGCACTGAACATACTTTGCTGCCCGATATGATTGAGATTGGCAGCTTTATTGGTTTGGCTGCTATTACAGGATCAGAACTCACCATCAAAAATTGCCGCATAGATCAGTTAGGACTGATTCCTCACATGTTTCAGCGTTTGGGCATTCAGATGGAGTTTAAGAAAGATGATATTTATATTCCGGCACAAGACCACTATGAGATAGATACCTTTATGGATGGCTCTATACTTACAGTAGCTGATGCCCCCTGGCCAGGTTTTACTCCCGACCTTATGAGTATAGTGCTCGTAACAGCTACTCAGGCAAAAGGCACGGTTTTAGTTCATCAAAAGATGTTTGAAAGTCGTTTGTTCTTTGTTGACAAACTGATAGATATGGGTGCGCAGATTATTCTTTGCGATCCACACCGGGCTACAGTAAATGGGCTGAATAAACAAATCATGCTACGAGGTATCAGAATGACCTCACCAGACATTAGGGCTGGGGTAGCTTTGCTTATTGCGGCTTTGTCTGCCGAAGGCACCAGCATTATAGACAATATAGAGCAGATAGACCGAGGTTATCAGTACATAGACCAAAGACTAAACGCTTTAGGTGCAGAGATCAAACGTTTGTAA
- a CDS encoding DUF4290 domain-containing protein — MNEENQESANQPLKESNSASFNYNTQRPKLTMKEYGRNIQKIADYIANLEDREQRTQYAYTLIDLMRQINPNMRDSQDTQNKLWDDLYIMSGFEIDIESPFPMPAKDKLGKRPKMLAYNSNRLHYKHYGRNIELLVEKALEEEDLESQLVAVVYVARLMKGFYISWNKDNIDDETVLGHIEKISGKPLPPDLVERIKQDRLLDNQKDKGKSGGHRSKSGRKSSDGRKRRN; from the coding sequence ATGAACGAAGAAAATCAGGAGTCAGCGAATCAACCTTTGAAAGAAAGTAATTCTGCTAGCTTCAATTATAATACCCAACGCCCCAAGTTGACAATGAAAGAATATGGTAGAAATATTCAAAAAATTGCCGACTACATAGCCAACCTTGAAGACCGCGAGCAACGCACCCAGTATGCTTATACCCTGATAGATTTGATGCGACAGATCAACCCTAACATGCGTGATTCACAAGACACTCAAAACAAACTTTGGGATGACTTGTACATTATGTCGGGTTTTGAAATAGATATAGAGAGCCCTTTCCCTATGCCAGCTAAAGACAAACTGGGTAAAAGGCCTAAAATGTTGGCGTACAACTCTAACCGATTGCACTATAAGCACTACGGCAGAAATATAGAGTTGCTGGTAGAAAAGGCATTAGAAGAAGAAGACCTGGAAAGCCAACTGGTAGCAGTAGTGTATGTAGCACGTTTGATGAAAGGCTTCTATATAAGCTGGAACAAAGACAACATAGATGATGAGACTGTATTGGGGCATATAGAAAAAATTTCGGGCAAGCCGTTGCCCCCTGACCTGGTAGAAAGAATCAAGCAAGACCGACTACTGGACAACCAAAAAGACAAAGGCAAAAGTGGTGGACACCGTAGTAAAAGTGGACGTAAAAGCAGCGACGGACGTAAACGCCGGAACTAA
- a CDS encoding leucine-rich repeat domain-containing protein encodes MDALIENAGKLLASEQAENIDKAFETLRKLDIAHIPKSLYSDLSEHPLKCFQYHMIEPLKHLKELDLQGSKLNEVPKAIAQLTKLQFLYLHDNNINEVPSSIGFLSDLIWLDLERNNLKVLPAEIGRLKNLHRLNLSFNQLNVLPVEIGQLSQLQSLYLDGNRFSAPERQRIQQSLPKTEIYF; translated from the coding sequence ATGGACGCACTGATAGAGAATGCAGGAAAGTTGCTTGCCAGTGAACAGGCAGAAAACATAGACAAGGCTTTTGAAACGTTGCGAAAGCTGGATATAGCCCATATACCCAAGTCATTGTACAGTGATTTGTCAGAACACCCCCTCAAGTGTTTTCAATACCACATGATTGAGCCACTCAAACACTTGAAAGAGCTAGATTTGCAGGGGTCAAAACTAAATGAAGTACCCAAAGCTATAGCCCAGCTTACCAAGCTTCAGTTTTTATACTTGCACGATAACAACATAAATGAGGTGCCTTCCAGTATTGGGTTTTTATCTGATTTGATTTGGTTAGACCTGGAGCGCAACAACCTTAAAGTGTTGCCCGCTGAGATAGGCCGCCTCAAGAATCTGCACAGGCTTAACCTGAGTTTTAATCAGCTCAATGTGTTACCAGTAGAAATAGGGCAACTATCGCAGTTACAAAGTCTTTATCTTGATGGCAATAGGTTTAGCGCCCCCGAAAGGCAAAGGATACAGCAATCGTTGCCCAAAACTGAGATTTATTTTTAG
- a CDS encoding leucine-rich repeat domain-containing protein translates to MSKEDSEKIKRLLLSANKANVAIAFQLCKNLSSFYTQEVAVLLQKYPLLCLEHELELGYLKKLQGLSLKKKELSVVPPSLGQLNNLKQLNLASNSLDALPIELAQLHQLEQLNLTGNKIERFPDLLCLLPLKRLMLSHNPLTSLPASIKQLTQLTYLALTSCQLSSLPPEIRQLASCKELLLQNNQLERLPPEIGQLASLEKLNLSNNQLKTLPPNIQHWQALTHLDLRENQLETLPEEIGQLTQLDTLILGRNPLHSLPKSIINLAQLQTLVFRLSNISTAMLENICKMSHLHNLWLADCDILEVPPGITQLKQLSTLDLSHNQITELPKALSQLQHLDTLYLSGNPLAPKSLRQVREWLPQCGIGWEGTIHYGGSF, encoded by the coding sequence ATGAGCAAAGAAGACTCCGAAAAAATTAAACGTTTGTTGCTGTCGGCAAACAAAGCAAACGTGGCCATTGCCTTTCAACTTTGTAAAAACTTGTCAAGCTTTTACACTCAAGAAGTGGCAGTATTGCTACAAAAATACCCCTTGCTCTGCCTTGAACACGAATTAGAGCTCGGGTATTTGAAAAAATTACAGGGGCTTTCGCTTAAGAAAAAAGAGTTATCAGTGGTACCTCCTTCGTTAGGTCAATTAAATAACTTAAAGCAGTTAAACCTTGCCAGTAATAGCCTCGATGCTTTGCCAATAGAACTTGCCCAACTACACCAGTTAGAACAATTAAACCTTACAGGCAACAAAATAGAACGCTTCCCTGATTTGCTATGCCTGCTTCCTCTTAAGAGGCTCATGTTATCACATAATCCGCTCACATCTCTACCTGCCAGCATCAAGCAACTTACCCAACTCACATATCTAGCACTTACTTCGTGCCAGTTGAGCAGTTTACCTCCCGAAATAAGGCAGCTTGCCTCGTGTAAAGAATTGCTTTTACAGAACAATCAGTTAGAAAGATTACCACCTGAAATAGGGCAACTTGCTTCTTTAGAAAAACTCAACTTGTCAAACAATCAATTAAAAACGCTTCCCCCCAACATTCAGCATTGGCAAGCCTTGACCCACTTAGACTTACGCGAAAATCAACTGGAAACACTGCCTGAAGAAATAGGGCAATTGACCCAATTAGACACCTTAATTTTAGGGCGAAATCCTCTACATTCGCTCCCAAAAAGCATTATAAACCTCGCTCAATTGCAAACCTTGGTATTTCGTTTGTCAAATATAAGTACTGCTATGCTTGAGAATATTTGTAAGATGAGCCACCTACATAACCTTTGGTTGGCAGATTGTGACATTTTAGAAGTTCCCCCTGGCATTACCCAACTCAAGCAACTCAGTACGCTGGACTTAAGCCATAACCAAATCACCGAATTACCCAAAGCACTGAGTCAGCTCCAGCATTTAGATACGCTTTATTTATCGGGCAACCCACTCGCTCCAAAGTCATTGAGGCAAGTAAGGGAATGGTTGCCTCAGTGTGGCATAGGCTGGGAAGGTACCATTCATTATGGAGGCAGTTTTTAA
- a CDS encoding ATP-dependent helicase, with protein sequence MDDYIKGLNDPQREAVLHKDGPIMIIAGAGSGKTRVLTNRIAHLIGTGVPAYNILALTFTNKAAGEMRLRIEKIIGDKAKDIWMGTFHSVFAKILRFEADKIGYTSSFSIYDTDDSKSLIRSIVKERNLDDKVYKANVVLNRISGAKNRLISYREYLNNPIYAEDDRAYRRPEIGRIYKIYQERAIKSNAMDFDDLLFNTNILFRDHPAALQKYQQKFKYLLIDEFQDTNLSQYLIVRRLAAAHHNICVVGDDAQSIYAFRGADIQNILNFEKDYPTLQTIRLEQNYRSTKTIVKAANSLIAKNKAQLQKDVWTSNEDGNLIRLFKAMSDNEEGKMVAQSIFEEKMQHQLGNNDFAILYRTNAQSRSIEEALRKANIKYKIIGGLSFYQRREIKDLISYLRYTVNHKDEEALKRIINLPKRGIGNTTLQKVLATAYESELPLWEVISNIRKYVTGRATTAIAGFAELIKKFEDASTKLDAFETASLVAKESGLLKDLYEDKTIEGLSRYENVQELLNAIKEFVDNPDNQEKDLSAFLQEVSLATSADEAEDDGEEKVTLMTIHAAKGLEFQQVYVVGLEEELFPSQMALSSRNELEEERRLFYVAITRAEKKLTLSFATSRYQYGRIKNCEPSRFLKEIDPRFLEQGQGKTNAANHVNTSFVKNLRPQRSAPAQNFTHKPSPNFKPSDTRNLQAGMKVEHLKFGLGMVKAVKAHNNDRKAVIAFEKAGEKTLLLSFAKLKIHE encoded by the coding sequence ATGGATGATTACATCAAAGGCTTGAACGACCCTCAACGGGAAGCTGTATTGCATAAAGATGGGCCTATTATGATTATTGCAGGTGCCGGTTCGGGTAAAACCAGGGTATTGACTAACCGTATTGCTCATCTGATAGGCACTGGGGTGCCCGCATACAATATTTTGGCTTTAACGTTTACCAATAAGGCTGCCGGAGAAATGCGCCTTCGAATTGAAAAAATCATTGGCGACAAGGCAAAAGATATTTGGATGGGTACTTTTCACTCTGTTTTTGCCAAAATACTCCGGTTTGAAGCTGACAAAATCGGCTACACCAGTAGCTTTTCTATTTATGACACTGACGACTCTAAATCGTTGATAAGAAGCATTGTAAAAGAACGCAACCTCGACGATAAGGTATACAAAGCCAATGTGGTACTCAATCGGATTTCGGGCGCAAAAAACCGACTTATTTCTTACCGTGAGTACCTAAACAACCCCATCTATGCCGAAGATGACCGGGCGTATCGCCGACCTGAGATAGGGCGCATTTACAAGATTTACCAAGAGCGTGCCATCAAGTCAAACGCGATGGATTTTGACGACTTGCTATTCAATACCAATATATTATTCAGAGACCACCCGGCAGCACTGCAAAAATACCAGCAAAAATTTAAATACTTACTCATCGATGAGTTTCAAGACACCAATTTATCGCAATACTTGATTGTAAGACGTTTGGCGGCAGCCCACCATAATATTTGTGTAGTGGGTGACGATGCCCAAAGTATTTACGCCTTTCGGGGAGCCGATATTCAAAACATTCTCAACTTTGAGAAAGACTACCCTACCCTGCAAACCATTCGTCTGGAGCAAAACTACCGCTCTACCAAAACTATAGTAAAAGCAGCTAACTCACTGATTGCCAAAAACAAAGCCCAATTACAAAAAGATGTATGGACCTCAAACGAAGATGGCAACCTAATTCGTTTGTTTAAGGCGATGTCGGACAATGAGGAAGGGAAAATGGTGGCGCAATCTATTTTTGAGGAGAAAATGCAGCACCAGTTGGGCAACAATGACTTTGCTATATTGTACCGCACCAATGCCCAATCGCGAAGCATAGAAGAAGCCCTACGCAAAGCCAATATCAAATACAAAATTATAGGAGGCTTGTCGTTTTACCAACGCCGTGAGATCAAAGACCTGATCTCTTACTTGCGCTACACAGTAAACCACAAAGACGAAGAAGCCCTCAAACGAATCATTAACCTACCCAAACGAGGCATAGGCAACACTACCTTGCAAAAAGTATTGGCCACTGCTTATGAAAGTGAGTTGCCCTTGTGGGAAGTCATTAGTAATATTAGGAAATATGTAACCGGGCGTGCCACTACGGCTATTGCCGGATTTGCCGAGCTGATCAAAAAATTTGAAGATGCTTCTACCAAGTTAGACGCTTTTGAAACAGCCTCGCTGGTGGCCAAAGAGTCGGGTTTGTTGAAAGACCTCTACGAAGATAAAACTATTGAAGGATTGTCGCGTTACGAAAACGTACAAGAGTTGCTGAATGCCATCAAAGAATTTGTGGACAATCCTGATAATCAGGAAAAAGACTTGAGTGCATTTTTGCAGGAAGTGTCGCTGGCTACCAGTGCTGATGAAGCCGAAGACGATGGCGAAGAAAAAGTGACCCTGATGACCATACACGCTGCCAAAGGGCTAGAGTTTCAGCAGGTATACGTGGTAGGGCTGGAAGAAGAGCTCTTTCCGTCGCAAATGGCACTATCGAGCCGCAACGAACTGGAAGAAGAACGACGTTTGTTTTATGTAGCGATTACCCGTGCCGAAAAAAAACTGACCCTTTCGTTTGCGACCAGCCGCTACCAATATGGGCGAATAAAAAACTGTGAGCCCAGCCGTTTTTTAAAAGAGATTGACCCTCGTTTTTTGGAACAGGGACAAGGCAAAACCAATGCAGCGAACCATGTAAATACCAGTTTTGTAAAAAACTTACGCCCGCAAAGGTCTGCTCCAGCGCAAAACTTTACCCACAAACCTTCGCCCAATTTCAAACCTAGTGACACCCGAAACCTACAGGCAGGAATGAAGGTAGAACACCTAAAGTTTGGTTTGGGAATGGTAAAAGCGGTAAAAGCACATAACAATGACCGCAAAGCAGTGATTGCTTTTGAGAAAGCTGGAGAAAAAACTTTGCTATTGAGTTTTGCTAAACTCAAAATTCATGAATAA
- the kynU gene encoding kynureninase has product MESQAKIHGFAYEDAVVEVSPREGEHTLRTEDIVQTIESLGESVALVMFSGVNYYTGQVFDMDAITKAGHKVGAYVGFDLAHAAGNVALHLHDWNIDFAVWCTYKYLNSSPGGISGVFIHEKNASDTSLPRLAGWWGHNEDERFLMKKGFEAMPNVDGWQLSNAQVLLQAAHLASLQLFAQAGMPQLTAKSKKLTGYLEFVIREVGQNSHYPIEIITPTEARGCQLSLLVPQEGKKLFDYLHTHGVVGDWREPNSIRIAPVPLYNSFEDVYRFGQILKNGIQQG; this is encoded by the coding sequence ATGGAATCGCAGGCGAAAATACACGGTTTTGCCTATGAAGATGCAGTGGTAGAGGTAAGCCCACGCGAAGGCGAACATACGTTGCGCACCGAAGATATTGTACAAACCATTGAAAGCTTGGGCGAATCGGTGGCATTGGTCATGTTTAGTGGGGTAAATTACTACACCGGACAAGTGTTTGACATGGATGCCATTACCAAGGCAGGACACAAAGTGGGGGCTTACGTCGGTTTCGACCTGGCCCATGCTGCAGGTAATGTGGCTTTGCACCTACACGATTGGAACATTGATTTTGCGGTGTGGTGTACTTATAAATATTTAAACTCAAGCCCTGGTGGAATATCAGGCGTATTTATTCACGAAAAAAATGCTAGTGACACTTCATTGCCCCGCCTTGCGGGTTGGTGGGGGCACAACGAAGATGAGCGGTTTTTGATGAAAAAAGGCTTTGAGGCAATGCCCAATGTAGACGGTTGGCAACTAAGCAACGCACAAGTGTTGCTACAGGCAGCCCACTTGGCTTCGCTTCAACTGTTTGCTCAAGCGGGTATGCCTCAGCTTACGGCCAAAAGTAAAAAACTGACGGGCTACCTTGAATTCGTGATTCGTGAGGTGGGTCAAAACAGCCATTACCCTATAGAAATTATCACCCCAACAGAGGCAAGAGGATGTCAGTTGTCGTTGTTGGTACCCCAAGAAGGAAAAAAATTGTTTGATTATTTGCACACCCACGGAGTAGTGGGCGATTGGCGTGAACCCAACAGCATACGTATAGCCCCGGTGCCTTTGTACAACTCGTTTGAAGATGTATACAGGTTTGGACAAATACTAAAAAACGGCATTCAACAAGGATAA
- a CDS encoding TRAP transporter large permease subunit gives MATAPWLCQRVFYGIDGLDDYYTKLVVYLTLSVNDYAHLPIIYIFDAEKRFELVLKLTTTPLKTLLKSYILQVSRLNNWVGKNTAWLTTALVVLVCFDVTQRYIFKTTSVAFLDLEWHLFALVFLFCAGYTLRHDKHVRVDVFYIRMNARQKAWINLLGSIIFLIPFCVVVIYAAWKYTMVSYGYLEGSPDPGGLPARYIIKGAIPTGFVFLLLQAVALLFESMLAVLGEDLSSITARWEDNHDKAHPEDENAGKNKVFVVMRTLFILVGTLLALFSFLGIDLGISLPIKLFILIFISILAGFPVAFTLGGLSVLVGLAVFNLDFFYLLSLRIYGIMTNYVLLAVPLFVYMGIMLEKSGIAERLLETMALLFGRLRGGLAISVVVVGALLAASTGVVGATVITMGLISLPTMIRRNYSIELATGTIAASGTLGQIIPPSVVLVLLGSVLNVSVGDLFTAAFIPGFTLVALYFLYIVGFSLVRPQQAPAMPKEEVAAFRTKGMWKRVISAFVLPLLLIVSVLGSIFAGIASPTEAAAVGAMGATLLTLFQKKLSLPVLRQVMRSTSHISTMVFIILIGASAFSLVFRGLKGDDYIIELINSSNLDKYTFLALVMLIMFVAGFFIDFIEIIFIIVPVVVPTFQAMGLDLVWVGILMAMNLQTSFLTPPFGFALFYLKGVAPPEVKTGHLYRGIMPFVIIQLLLIAAVVFFPEMVTWLPQMLRGE, from the coding sequence ATGGCAACAGCTCCCTGGCTTTGCCAACGAGTGTTTTACGGCATTGATGGGCTTGATGACTACTATACCAAACTTGTAGTTTACCTGACTCTGTCAGTAAATGATTATGCCCACCTGCCAATTATTTATATATTTGACGCCGAAAAAAGATTCGAGCTTGTTTTAAAACTAACTACAACCCCATTGAAAACCCTACTCAAAAGCTATATTCTGCAAGTAAGCCGCCTCAACAACTGGGTGGGAAAAAACACCGCCTGGCTCACCACTGCGTTGGTGGTATTGGTATGTTTCGACGTTACCCAACGCTATATTTTCAAAACTACCTCAGTGGCTTTTCTCGACCTGGAGTGGCACTTGTTTGCCTTGGTATTTTTGTTTTGTGCTGGCTATACTTTGCGCCATGACAAACACGTGCGGGTAGACGTTTTTTATATTCGGATGAACGCCCGGCAAAAAGCCTGGATCAACCTTTTGGGGAGTATTATTTTTCTTATTCCTTTTTGTGTAGTGGTCATTTATGCCGCCTGGAAATACACCATGGTGTCTTATGGCTACCTCGAAGGCTCCCCCGATCCGGGTGGTTTGCCAGCCCGTTACATTATCAAAGGGGCCATTCCTACTGGCTTTGTCTTTTTGCTGCTGCAGGCAGTGGCGCTGTTGTTTGAGTCAATGCTTGCTGTATTGGGCGAAGACCTCAGTTCTATTACTGCTCGTTGGGAAGACAACCACGACAAAGCCCACCCGGAAGACGAAAACGCAGGCAAAAACAAGGTGTTTGTGGTCATGCGTACACTCTTTATTTTGGTAGGTACTTTACTGGCGTTATTTAGTTTTTTAGGCATCGACTTGGGCATTTCGCTCCCCATCAAACTATTTATTCTCATCTTTATCAGCATTTTGGCAGGTTTTCCGGTGGCATTTACTTTGGGGGGGCTGTCGGTATTGGTAGGCCTTGCCGTATTTAATCTCGACTTTTTTTACCTGTTATCGCTGCGGATTTATGGCATCATGACCAACTATGTATTGTTGGCGGTGCCTTTGTTTGTGTATATGGGCATTATGCTGGAGAAATCAGGCATTGCCGAAAGGCTGCTCGAAACGATGGCGTTGCTTTTTGGGCGCTTGCGCGGAGGGTTGGCCATTTCTGTAGTAGTAGTGGGGGCTTTGCTTGCCGCATCTACTGGGGTAGTAGGCGCTACAGTGATTACGATGGGGCTTATTAGCTTGCCTACTATGATCCGTAGAAACTACAGCATAGAGCTCGCCACGGGTACTATAGCCGCTTCGGGCACCTTGGGGCAAATCATCCCTCCTAGCGTGGTATTGGTCTTGCTGGGGAGCGTGCTCAATGTATCGGTGGGCGACTTGTTCACGGCAGCCTTTATCCCTGGGTTTACGCTGGTAGCCCTGTACTTTCTCTACATTGTGGGGTTTTCGCTGGTGCGCCCCCAACAAGCCCCTGCCATGCCCAAAGAAGAAGTAGCCGCCTTTAGAACCAAAGGCATGTGGAAACGGGTAATATCGGCGTTTGTATTGCCTTTGTTACTCATTGTATCGGTGTTGGGGTCTATATTTGCGGGCATCGCCTCACCTACCGAAGCCGCCGCTGTAGGAGCAATGGGAGCCACTTTGCTTACTTTGTTTCAGAAAAAACTCTCACTACCAGTACTGCGCCAGGTCATGCGCTCTACCAGCCACATTTCTACCATGGTGTTCATCATTTTGATTGGGGCTTCGGCTTTTTCGTTGGTGTTTCGAGGGCTCAAAGGCGACGATTATATCATTGAACTGATCAACTCCAGCAACCTCGACAAATACACTTTTCTGGCTTTGGTCATGCTCATTATGTTTGTAGCGGGCTTTTTCATCGATTTTATCGAAATCATCTTCATCATTGTTCCAGTAGTGGTGCCTACTTTTCAGGCAATGGGGCTCGACTTGGTGTGGGTGGGTATATTAATGGCTATGAACCTGCAAACCTCGTTTTTGACACCTCCCTTTGGCTTTGCCCTGTTTTATTTGAAAGGAGTAGCCCCACCCGAAGTAAAAACCGGGCATTTGTATCGGGGCATTATGCCCTTTGTCATTATTCAGTTATTGCTCATTGCAGCAGTGGTGTTTTTTCCTGAAATGGTGACCTGGTTGCCACAAATGTTGAGAGGAGAGTAA